The Streptomyces sp. Alt3 genome has a segment encoding these proteins:
- a CDS encoding lipase family protein, giving the protein MNAPHLPEPHLPEPRRRGRRAGRLLAASVAAAACLGASAVPASATGSASSEPVVSRGVTIPAFYTPPARLPAADGSLVRTEPLPLGLSLPGLDGRRLPGTATRLMYKSTDAGGGPVAVTGAYIEPAAAWKGGGSRPLVALASGTMGQGDQCAPSLSLQHPLTVGQGTVSIGYDNLAVYRLLAAGAAVVVTDYVGLGATDRLHTYVDRVDEGHALLDAARAARSVTGASVTSASRVGLYGYSQGGGASASAAELQSSYAPDVNLVGTYAGAPPADLTEVMKGIDGSALAGALGWSINGFVQSDPSLKAVVDANTNDVGKAALKDTSTMCVGDAILGHGFTDSRRWTANGKPIADVIAAEPKLQEVLARQRIGNLKPTAPVRLATGVHDDIVGHEQARQLAVDWCRKGADVTYEAVLLPNLGDKILTNHLAPYLTDQGAAISWMTDRLSGKKAYSNCWSMPVQP; this is encoded by the coding sequence ATGAACGCCCCCCACCTCCCGGAACCCCACCTCCCGGAACCCCGTCGGCGGGGACGCCGCGCGGGTCGCCTGCTCGCCGCCTCGGTGGCCGCCGCCGCGTGTCTGGGCGCGTCGGCCGTACCGGCGTCGGCAACCGGCTCCGCCTCGTCGGAACCGGTGGTATCGCGGGGTGTGACCATCCCCGCCTTCTACACCCCGCCGGCGCGACTGCCCGCCGCCGACGGGTCCCTCGTCCGCACGGAGCCGCTGCCCCTCGGGCTGAGCCTCCCCGGCCTGGACGGCCGTCGGCTGCCCGGCACCGCGACACGGCTGATGTACAAGTCCACCGACGCGGGCGGTGGGCCCGTCGCCGTCACCGGCGCGTACATCGAACCGGCCGCCGCGTGGAAGGGCGGCGGCTCCCGGCCCCTGGTGGCGCTGGCCTCGGGGACGATGGGGCAGGGTGACCAGTGCGCTCCCTCGCTGTCGCTCCAGCACCCGCTGACCGTCGGTCAGGGCACGGTGTCCATCGGCTACGACAACCTCGCGGTCTACCGCCTCCTCGCCGCCGGTGCCGCCGTCGTCGTCACCGACTACGTGGGCCTCGGCGCGACCGACCGGCTCCACACCTACGTCGACCGGGTCGACGAGGGCCACGCCCTGCTGGACGCGGCGCGCGCCGCCCGCTCCGTCACCGGCGCGTCGGTCACCTCCGCCTCACGCGTCGGCCTCTACGGCTACAGCCAGGGCGGCGGGGCCAGCGCCTCGGCCGCCGAACTCCAGTCCTCGTACGCCCCCGACGTCAATCTGGTCGGCACCTACGCGGGGGCTCCGCCCGCCGACCTCACCGAGGTCATGAAGGGCATCGACGGCAGCGCCCTGGCCGGTGCGCTCGGCTGGTCGATCAACGGGTTCGTCCAGTCCGACCCCTCCCTGAAGGCGGTCGTCGACGCGAACACCAACGACGTCGGCAAGGCCGCGCTGAAGGACACCTCGACCATGTGCGTGGGCGACGCGATCCTCGGCCACGGCTTCACCGACAGCAGGAGGTGGACCGCGAACGGAAAGCCGATCGCCGACGTCATCGCGGCCGAACCGAAGCTCCAGGAGGTCTTGGCCCGGCAGCGCATCGGCAACCTGAAGCCCACGGCTCCGGTGCGGCTGGCGACCGGGGTGCACGACGACATCGTCGGGCACGAGCAGGCGAGGCAGCTCGCGGTGGACTGGTGCCGCAAGGGTGCCGACGTGACGTACGAGGCCGTCCTGCTGCCCAACCTCGGCGACAAGATCCTCACCAACCACCTCGCCCCCTACCTCACCGACCAGGGTGCCGCCATCTCCTGGATGACCGACCGGCTCTCCGGCAAGAAGGCGTACTCCAACTGCTGGTCGATGCCGGTCCAGCCCTGA
- a CDS encoding HelD family protein, giving the protein MPAHEESSNPLVKERNHLAASRTALRAMREDVQALDIRDVTANWVNAAVLQAQIDDRIKALADLSHTPLFFGRLDYLHEVGAEKAEGVSAGAARGAPAGGGEQFYIGRRHVHDAHGDPMVIDWRAPVSQPFYQASRKNPLDVDRRRRFGYTGGELTAYEDEHLTDPAETEQTSKLLQAEIERPRVGPMRDIVATIQPEQDEIVRSGLGGTVCVQGGPGTGKTAVGLHRVAYLLYAHRERLARTGTLVVGPNRSFLHYIEQVLPALGELEVRQATVEDLVAARVEVRGTDGSAAAVIKGDARMADVLRQAIRSHVTPPAEPVVVVRGSRRWRVPAYEVEEMVSELLARDMRYGAAHEALPQRIAHAVLVRMEEAGEAPDDRVQNAVARNPAVKAAVKAVWPAVDPAKLVLRLLTDADFLAAHADGILTDEEQKHVLMTRPARSVKAARWTAADAVLIDEAADLVARTHSLGHVVIDEAQDLSPMQYRAVGRRCSTGSATVLGDLAQGTTPWSTRSWEQALFHLGKPDAVIEELTAGFRVPREVIAYASRLLPAISPGLAPVESVRETPGSLVVREVASAQELDAAVVAACEESLRQEGSIGLIAADARVPSLSAALAAAGHSCLSPGEETTAESRLTLVPASLAKGLEYDYVVLDEPAAVVDGEPDERTGLRRLYVALTRAVSGLVVLHAAPLPQQLG; this is encoded by the coding sequence GTGCCCGCGCACGAAGAGTCAAGCAATCCACTGGTCAAGGAGCGGAACCACCTCGCCGCGTCCCGTACCGCGCTCCGCGCCATGCGCGAGGACGTGCAGGCCCTCGACATCCGTGACGTCACGGCGAACTGGGTCAACGCCGCCGTGCTGCAGGCCCAGATCGACGACCGCATCAAGGCGCTCGCCGATCTCTCCCACACCCCGCTGTTCTTCGGCCGCCTCGACTACCTGCACGAGGTCGGCGCGGAGAAGGCGGAGGGCGTGTCCGCGGGGGCGGCGCGCGGCGCCCCGGCCGGGGGTGGCGAGCAGTTCTACATCGGGCGCCGCCACGTCCACGACGCGCACGGCGATCCCATGGTCATCGACTGGCGGGCGCCGGTCTCCCAGCCGTTCTACCAGGCCTCCAGGAAGAACCCGCTGGACGTCGACCGCCGCCGCCGCTTCGGCTACACCGGGGGCGAGCTGACCGCGTACGAGGACGAGCACCTCACCGACCCCGCGGAGACCGAGCAGACCAGCAAGCTCCTCCAGGCGGAGATCGAACGGCCCCGTGTGGGCCCGATGCGCGACATCGTGGCGACGATCCAGCCCGAGCAGGACGAGATCGTCCGCAGCGGGCTCGGCGGGACGGTCTGCGTCCAGGGCGGCCCCGGTACCGGCAAGACCGCCGTGGGCCTGCACCGGGTGGCGTACCTCCTGTACGCGCACCGCGAACGCCTCGCCCGCACCGGCACCCTCGTCGTCGGCCCGAACCGGTCGTTCCTCCACTACATCGAGCAGGTCCTGCCCGCGCTCGGTGAGCTGGAGGTGCGGCAGGCCACCGTCGAGGACCTGGTGGCGGCGCGCGTCGAGGTGCGGGGCACGGACGGGTCCGCCGCCGCCGTGATCAAGGGTGACGCCCGGATGGCCGATGTCCTGCGGCAGGCGATCCGCTCCCATGTGACGCCCCCGGCGGAGCCGGTCGTCGTGGTGCGCGGCTCCCGCCGCTGGCGCGTCCCGGCGTACGAGGTCGAGGAGATGGTCTCCGAGCTGCTGGCCCGCGACATGCGGTACGGCGCCGCCCACGAGGCCCTGCCGCAGCGCATCGCGCACGCCGTGCTCGTGCGGATGGAGGAGGCGGGCGAGGCGCCGGACGACCGGGTGCAGAACGCGGTGGCGCGCAATCCCGCGGTGAAGGCGGCCGTGAAGGCGGTCTGGCCGGCCGTGGACCCGGCGAAGCTCGTGCTGCGGCTCCTGACGGACGCGGACTTCCTGGCCGCGCACGCGGACGGGATCCTCACCGACGAGGAGCAGAAGCACGTCCTGATGACCAGGCCGGCCCGCAGCGTGAAGGCGGCGAGGTGGACGGCGGCGGACGCCGTCCTGATCGACGAGGCGGCCGACCTGGTGGCCCGGACGCACTCGCTGGGCCATGTCGTCATCGACGAGGCCCAGGACCTGTCCCCGATGCAGTACCGCGCGGTCGGCCGCCGCTGCTCGACCGGCTCGGCGACGGTGCTCGGCGACCTGGCGCAGGGGACGACACCGTGGTCGACGCGGAGCTGGGAGCAGGCGCTGTTCCACCTGGGCAAGCCGGACGCCGTCATCGAGGAGCTGACGGCCGGCTTCCGTGTGCCGCGCGAGGTGATCGCGTACGCCTCCCGGCTGCTGCCCGCGATCTCCCCCGGCCTCGCCCCCGTGGAGTCGGTGCGTGAGACGCCCGGCTCCCTGGTGGTGCGGGAGGTGGCGTCCGCCCAGGAGCTGGACGCCGCGGTCGTCGCCGCGTGCGAGGAGTCGCTGCGCCAGGAGGGGTCGATCGGCCTGATCGCGGCCGACGCCCGCGTCCCGTCCCTGTCCGCCGCCCTCGCGGCGGCCGGTCACAGCTGCCTCTCCCCCGGTGAGGAGACGACGGCGGAGTCCCGGCTGACACTGGTCCCGGCATCGCTGGCGAAGGGGCTGGAGTACGACTACGTGGTGCTGGACGAACCGGCGGCCGTGGTGGACGGCGAACCCGACGAACGCACGGGCCTGCGCCGCCTGTACGTCGCGCTGACCCGTGCGGTCTCGGGTCTCGTGGTGCTGCACGCCGCGCCGTTGCCCCAGCAGCTCGGCTGA
- a CDS encoding helix-turn-helix domain-containing protein: MRMRVPAVPARDTGRTAGSEGDASDNALGEYLRRCRARLDPSSAGLPVVAPDRRVEGLRREEISFLTGVSADYYGRLEQGRERNPSVRVVEALSRALQLDPDGRGRLYRLSGINPSLGPDSMPARVHPALLRLLEDSSPAVAYALSPCLDVLAVSRRAQALLSPLGSESNLVRALFTHPKARAFFAEWPLAAAATVHTLRRNALRCPDDIDITDLVAEMSARSADFNGMWESGKEADLHRAYGTVVHPDAGRVELTYTSFSRPAAPGQLLLVGAPSAGSRSAQALTYLTAMSALPRGPLPRHA; this comes from the coding sequence ATGCGTATGCGCGTGCCCGCCGTACCTGCCCGCGACACCGGGCGGACCGCCGGAAGCGAGGGGGACGCGTCGGACAACGCGCTCGGTGAATACCTCCGCCGGTGTCGCGCCCGCCTGGATCCGTCATCGGCCGGCCTCCCCGTCGTCGCACCGGACCGCCGGGTCGAGGGACTCCGCCGGGAGGAGATCTCCTTCCTGACGGGAGTCAGCGCGGACTACTACGGCCGGCTGGAGCAGGGACGCGAGCGGAATCCCTCGGTACGGGTCGTCGAAGCGCTCAGCCGGGCGCTCCAGCTCGACCCGGACGGGCGCGGTCGGCTCTACCGTCTCTCGGGCATCAACCCGAGCCTCGGTCCGGACAGCATGCCGGCGCGTGTGCATCCGGCGCTGCTGAGGCTGCTGGAGGATTCGTCCCCGGCAGTGGCGTACGCGCTGAGTCCCTGTCTCGACGTCCTGGCGGTCAGCCGGCGGGCGCAAGCTCTGCTGTCTCCCCTGGGCAGTGAATCGAACCTGGTCCGGGCCCTGTTCACCCATCCGAAGGCGCGTGCGTTCTTCGCCGAATGGCCCCTCGCCGCTGCCGCCACCGTGCACACGCTGCGCCGCAACGCACTCCGGTGCCCCGACGACATCGACATCACGGACCTGGTCGCCGAGATGTCCGCCCGGTCAGCGGATTTCAACGGTATGTGGGAGAGCGGCAAGGAGGCTGATCTCCACCGCGCGTACGGCACCGTCGTCCATCCCGATGCCGGGCGCGTGGAACTCACGTACACGTCTTTCAGCCGGCCCGCAGCCCCGGGGCAGCTCCTGCTGGTCGGAGCGCCCTCGGCCGGAAGCCGCAGCGCCCAGGCCCTCACCTATCTGACGGCGATGAGCGCTCTCCCCCGAGGGCCACTCCCACGACACGCGTGA
- a CDS encoding copper homeostasis protein CutC, with translation MSNRAVLEVIALDAEDAVAAQAGGADRLELVTDMAADGLTPPLKVFESIRSAVDIPLRVMLRVADGFAAGDIDVLVEKARTLRAAGAGEFVLGFLDEDGHADLVAVERLVAELDGCPWTFHRAIDRAADRDVLRKHLADLPGLDTYLTAGSPNGVDAGMDTLLDEAGRAELPGYEPQIMVGGGLRLDHLPRLRAAGIEAFHIGGAARPGGWSGPVDVAAVREWRAALDG, from the coding sequence ATGAGCAACCGTGCAGTCCTGGAGGTGATCGCTCTCGACGCGGAGGACGCGGTCGCGGCGCAGGCAGGCGGTGCCGACCGCCTCGAACTGGTCACCGACATGGCGGCCGACGGTCTGACGCCCCCGCTCAAGGTCTTCGAGAGCATCCGGTCCGCCGTCGACATCCCGCTCAGGGTCATGCTCAGGGTCGCGGACGGGTTCGCGGCGGGAGACATCGACGTCCTGGTGGAGAAGGCCCGCACCCTGCGCGCCGCGGGCGCCGGGGAATTCGTCCTGGGCTTCCTGGACGAGGACGGGCACGCCGACCTGGTGGCCGTCGAGCGGCTCGTCGCCGAGCTGGACGGCTGCCCGTGGACCTTCCACCGCGCCATCGACCGCGCCGCCGACCGCGACGTGCTGCGCAAGCACCTCGCCGACCTGCCGGGCCTGGACACCTACCTCACGGCGGGGTCGCCGAACGGCGTCGACGCCGGCATGGACACCCTGCTGGACGAAGCGGGGCGCGCCGAGCTGCCGGGCTACGAACCGCAGATCATGGTGGGCGGCGGGCTGCGCCTGGACCACCTGCCGCGACTGCGCGCCGCGGGCATCGAGGCCTTCCACATCGGAGGGGCCGCACGCCCCGGCGGCTGGAGCGGACCGGTGGACGTCGCGGCGGTACGGGAGTGGCGCGCGGCCCTCGACGGCTGA
- a CDS encoding APC family permease, translating into MTLDRPAYRVKRRLLGKPLTTEHISDEKLGNRTALGVLASDCISSSAYGSEEMLRVLVPVVGAAAFTLIMPVTGAILLVLMLLTLCYSDVVTIYTRAGGSYVVARENFGPNVAQIAAVALLVDYIVTVAVQVSAGTNALISLAHLAGDNWTGLDHLQLPVSVAVIVLLAYGNLRGIREAGRMFALPAYLFMAAIGLVLLAAAVRGLTGELPHADLLAEGVVPLGTPGDGWLYGASLFIVLRSFANGGSSLTGLEAISNGISAFREPQGRNARRTLVAMSCVLAVLVLGVSTLAHFTHAVPYTDGTPTVIAQEARLVFGEGPLGTAGLVFVQLSTALILYTGANTPFTGFPFLASFVAQDRFLPRLLTRRGHRLAFSNGIIALTVVSLALLLVTGASVDKLVALYAIGVFTAFTMAGAGLTAYHLRRRERLRRLKITVNALAAVISAAVVLIFAVTKFTEGAWLVVVIFPLGVWALTRINREYRHEAAALERLPMGADRPRARRHQVFVLVETLDLASLKALRYAHELRPDAVRAVHFAIDEAYARRLSAFWERTSATSVALELVACPDRRLRHAMRELAARTTADGETSLTVLVPRRMYANALGKLLHRGTGEKMARALGQLPHVAVTILPFDASRALRVLESGQAPPLD; encoded by the coding sequence ATGACCCTCGACCGGCCGGCGTACCGCGTCAAACGGCGTCTCCTCGGGAAGCCGCTCACCACCGAGCACATCAGCGACGAGAAGCTGGGCAACAGGACGGCCCTCGGGGTGCTGGCCTCCGACTGCATCAGCTCGTCGGCGTACGGCTCCGAGGAGATGCTGCGCGTACTGGTGCCGGTCGTGGGGGCCGCCGCCTTCACCCTGATCATGCCGGTGACCGGCGCGATCCTGCTGGTCCTCATGCTGCTGACGCTCTGTTACAGCGACGTCGTCACCATCTACACCCGGGCGGGCGGCTCCTACGTGGTGGCCCGGGAGAACTTCGGGCCGAACGTCGCGCAGATCGCGGCCGTGGCCCTGCTCGTCGACTACATCGTCACCGTCGCGGTCCAGGTCTCCGCCGGGACCAACGCCCTGATCTCGCTGGCCCACCTGGCCGGCGACAACTGGACGGGCCTGGACCATCTCCAGCTGCCGGTCTCCGTCGCGGTGATCGTCCTGCTCGCGTACGGGAATCTGCGCGGTATCCGTGAGGCGGGCCGGATGTTCGCGCTCCCCGCCTACCTCTTCATGGCCGCCATCGGGCTCGTGCTCCTCGCGGCGGCCGTGCGCGGGCTCACCGGTGAGCTGCCGCACGCCGACCTGCTGGCAGAGGGGGTGGTCCCGCTGGGGACCCCGGGCGACGGCTGGCTCTACGGTGCCTCGCTCTTCATCGTGCTGCGCTCCTTCGCCAACGGCGGCTCGTCCCTCACCGGGCTCGAAGCGATCTCGAACGGCATCTCGGCGTTCCGCGAACCGCAGGGCCGCAACGCCCGGCGCACCCTCGTCGCCATGAGCTGCGTGCTCGCCGTGCTGGTCCTGGGCGTGTCGACGCTGGCCCACTTCACCCACGCCGTCCCGTACACCGACGGCACCCCGACCGTCATCGCGCAGGAGGCCCGGCTCGTGTTCGGTGAGGGGCCGCTGGGGACGGCCGGGCTGGTCTTCGTCCAGCTGTCGACGGCCCTGATCCTCTACACCGGCGCCAACACCCCCTTCACCGGCTTCCCCTTCCTGGCCAGCTTCGTCGCGCAGGACAGGTTCCTGCCGCGGCTGCTGACCCGGCGCGGGCACCGGCTCGCCTTCTCGAACGGCATCATCGCGCTCACCGTCGTCTCGCTGGCGCTGCTGCTGGTGACCGGCGCCAGCGTGGACAAGCTGGTGGCCCTGTACGCGATCGGCGTGTTCACCGCCTTCACCATGGCCGGGGCCGGTCTCACCGCCTACCACCTGCGCCGGCGCGAGCGGCTGCGCAGGCTGAAGATCACGGTCAACGCGCTCGCGGCGGTCATCTCCGCGGCCGTGGTCCTGATCTTCGCGGTCACGAAGTTCACCGAGGGCGCCTGGCTGGTCGTGGTGATCTTCCCGCTCGGGGTCTGGGCGCTGACCCGGATCAACCGGGAGTACCGGCACGAGGCCGCCGCGCTGGAGCGGCTGCCCATGGGCGCGGACCGGCCGCGCGCCCGCCGCCACCAGGTGTTCGTCCTCGTCGAGACGCTGGACCTGGCCTCGCTGAAGGCCCTGCGGTACGCCCATGAGCTACGGCCCGACGCCGTCCGGGCGGTGCACTTCGCGATCGACGAGGCGTACGCGCGGCGGCTGTCCGCGTTCTGGGAGAGGACGTCGGCGACCTCGGTGGCGCTGGAGCTGGTCGCCTGCCCGGACCGCAGGCTGCGTCACGCGATGCGGGAACTGGCCGCCCGCACCACGGCGGACGGGGAGACGTCGCTGACGGTGCTGGTGCCCCGGCGGATGTACGCGAACGCCCTCGGCAAACTGCTCCACCGGGGCACCGGCGAGAAGATGGCCCGGGCGCTCGGTCAGCTGCCGCACGTCGCGGTGACGATCCTGCCGTTCGACGCGTCACGCGCCCTGCGGGTGCTGGAGTCGGGCCAGGCGCCCCCGCTGGACTGA
- a CDS encoding MMPL family transporter, giving the protein MSHQQPARSGTPARRAGVLHTAGAWCARHFVVVIVLWIAALVALQAVQHAYGGDYSDNFAIPGTQSQDGLDVLEKHAPSAGGYSSQVVVHDADKPLSGLSSQMSTVVGSLQELPDVLSAQNPLTATGSTGGPDVGPLSSDGKTAYITVRFSEQPSSLGSGYLDGVDSAVQPLRSAGAEVEYGGSLGELARPEANDRVSEAIGFGVAVLVLLIGFGSLLAALLPLITALICVVCGLGLLGLLAAATTFATVSPTLATMIGLGVGIDYALFLVTRHRQNLMDGRDPVAAAGAATATSGRAVLLSGCTVIIALCGLWVSGIGFIGKLGVAAAVTVVTAVLGALTLVPAMLGLTGRYIDRIHVRKPVAEVEPGPDPGAQDGARPDAKPGAGPVPPPGPERGTRTTTTHGTWHRYAQRVERRPWWFLAGGVVVLAVLAFPVLFIQLGHIGDGADPKSFTDRRAYDLMTSAFGPGSNGPLTLVIDQSAVPQSDRSALESQAQQSLSKVPDAAFITPLTATQDGDVLTATAYSVAAPQDARTTSLVNHLSDDVLPDAVHGTAADTYVTGTTAGQVDFLDIVSSRLPLIIAVVVGLAFLVILAVFRGLLVAVKAALLNVLSIAASYGVVVAVFQWGWGGPALGVSGDVPIESYVPMMMFAIVFGLSMDYEIFLLTRIHEAWLATNDPKASVAHALEITARVITCAALIMVSVFAAFIISDNIVVKMLGLGLAVSVLIDATVVRLLLVPAVMTLLGRAAWWTPRWLDRILPHLDAEGSGTADGTKASGSKASGST; this is encoded by the coding sequence ATGTCGCACCAGCAGCCCGCCCGCTCCGGCACCCCCGCGCGCCGGGCGGGGGTGCTGCACACGGCCGGGGCGTGGTGCGCGCGCCACTTCGTGGTCGTCATCGTGCTGTGGATCGCCGCGCTCGTCGCCCTCCAGGCCGTGCAGCACGCCTACGGAGGCGACTACTCCGACAATTTCGCGATCCCCGGGACCCAGTCGCAGGACGGCCTCGACGTCCTGGAGAAGCACGCCCCCTCGGCCGGCGGCTACAGCAGCCAGGTGGTGGTGCACGACGCGGACAAGCCCCTCAGCGGGCTGAGCAGCCAGATGTCGACGGTGGTCGGCAGCTTGCAGGAACTGCCCGACGTGCTGTCCGCCCAGAACCCGCTGACCGCGACGGGCAGCACCGGCGGACCGGACGTGGGCCCGCTCTCCTCGGACGGGAAGACGGCGTACATCACCGTCCGGTTCAGCGAGCAGCCCTCCAGCCTCGGGTCCGGGTACCTCGACGGCGTGGACTCCGCCGTGCAGCCGCTCCGGTCGGCGGGCGCCGAGGTGGAGTACGGCGGTTCGCTGGGGGAGCTGGCCCGGCCCGAGGCGAACGACCGCGTCAGCGAGGCCATCGGATTCGGGGTGGCCGTCCTGGTGCTGCTGATCGGCTTCGGCAGTCTCCTGGCGGCCCTGCTTCCGCTGATCACGGCCCTCATCTGTGTCGTCTGCGGGCTGGGCCTGCTGGGACTGCTGGCCGCGGCGACGACCTTCGCCACCGTGTCACCGACACTGGCCACGATGATCGGGCTCGGTGTCGGCATCGACTACGCCCTGTTCCTGGTCACCCGGCACCGCCAGAACCTCATGGACGGCCGTGATCCGGTGGCGGCCGCGGGTGCGGCCACGGCTACCAGCGGACGGGCCGTGCTGCTCTCCGGGTGCACGGTGATCATCGCTCTCTGCGGGCTGTGGGTCTCCGGTATCGGCTTCATCGGCAAGCTGGGCGTCGCGGCGGCCGTCACGGTCGTCACGGCCGTGCTCGGGGCCCTCACCCTGGTCCCCGCCATGCTCGGGCTGACCGGGCGGTACATCGACCGGATCCACGTCCGCAAGCCGGTCGCCGAGGTGGAGCCGGGCCCGGACCCCGGGGCGCAGGACGGAGCACGGCCCGACGCGAAGCCGGGTGCCGGGCCGGTTCCGCCGCCGGGCCCGGAGCGGGGGACGCGGACGACCACGACGCACGGCACCTGGCACCGGTACGCGCAGCGGGTGGAGCGCCGTCCGTGGTGGTTCCTGGCCGGCGGGGTCGTCGTCCTGGCGGTCCTCGCCTTCCCCGTCCTCTTCATCCAGCTCGGGCACATCGGGGACGGCGCCGACCCCAAGTCCTTCACCGACCGGCGCGCCTACGACCTCATGACCTCGGCGTTCGGCCCCGGTTCGAACGGCCCCCTGACGCTCGTGATCGACCAGAGCGCGGTCCCGCAGAGCGACCGGAGCGCGCTGGAGAGCCAGGCCCAGCAGTCCCTGTCCAAGGTGCCCGACGCGGCCTTCATCACCCCGCTCACCGCCACCCAGGACGGGGACGTCCTCACGGCGACCGCCTACTCCGTCGCCGCGCCGCAGGACGCGCGGACCACGAGCCTGGTCAACCACCTGTCGGACGACGTCCTGCCCGACGCCGTCCACGGCACCGCGGCGGACACCTACGTGACCGGCACGACGGCCGGCCAGGTCGACTTCCTGGACATCGTCTCCAGCCGGCTGCCGCTGATCATCGCGGTGGTGGTCGGGCTCGCCTTCCTCGTCATCCTGGCCGTGTTCCGCGGGCTGCTCGTCGCCGTCAAGGCGGCCCTGCTCAACGTCCTGTCGATCGCGGCCTCGTACGGGGTCGTGGTGGCCGTCTTCCAGTGGGGCTGGGGCGGTCCCGCGCTCGGCGTCTCGGGCGACGTCCCCATCGAGAGCTACGTGCCGATGATGATGTTCGCCATCGTCTTCGGCCTCAGCATGGACTACGAGATCTTCCTGCTGACCCGGATCCACGAGGCGTGGCTGGCCACGAACGACCCGAAGGCGAGCGTCGCGCACGCCCTGGAGATCACCGCACGGGTCATCACCTGCGCAGCCCTGATCATGGTCAGCGTCTTCGCGGCCTTCATCATCAGCGACAACATCGTCGTCAAGATGCTCGGCCTCGGCCTCGCGGTCAGCGTGCTCATCGACGCCACCGTCGTACGGCTGCTGCTGGTGCCCGCGGTGATGACCCTGCTCGGCCGCGCCGCGTGGTGGACGCCGCGGTGGCTGGACCGCATCCTGCCGCACCTCGACGCGGAGGGCTCCGGGACGGCGGACGGGACGAAGGCGTCCGGAAGCAAGGCGTCCGGGAGCACGTGA
- a CDS encoding aldo/keto reductase: MSLDSYRTLGRSGLRVSPLAFGAMTFDDGSWGSAPETSFGLLDHYLDAGGNFVDTANMYNGGASEETLGSYFARRPGRRDRMVLSTKFGGSMAADDPNSGGAGRKAIRAQLDASLKRLNTDYIDLYWMHQWDRHTPVEETLSTLTDLVRAGKIHAIGLSNVPAWWVAEAATVARLREWEPVAALQVEYSLLARSVEGETFGAARRFGLGVTPWSPLASGALSGKYSRDTTEVAGSGRAAYAGAHLTESTFVLLDALKEIAEGLETTVAAVALAWVRQRAEVTSTLVGARTHQQLLANLASLEVTLTEEQIAGLDALTAPALDYPHHMIDSMVGFQQGDTSVNGLAAKAFVR; encoded by the coding sequence ATGTCTCTTGATTCGTATCGCACGCTCGGCCGCTCCGGTCTGCGGGTCAGCCCCCTGGCCTTCGGTGCGATGACCTTCGACGACGGCAGCTGGGGTTCGGCCCCGGAGACCTCGTTCGGCCTGCTGGACCACTATCTCGACGCCGGCGGCAACTTCGTCGACACCGCGAACATGTACAACGGCGGCGCCTCGGAGGAGACGCTGGGCAGCTACTTCGCGCGACGGCCCGGGCGCCGTGACCGCATGGTCCTGTCGACGAAGTTCGGTGGCAGCATGGCGGCCGACGACCCCAACTCCGGCGGTGCCGGGCGCAAGGCGATCCGTGCCCAGCTCGATGCCAGCCTGAAGCGGCTGAACACCGACTACATCGACCTGTACTGGATGCACCAGTGGGACCGTCACACCCCCGTCGAGGAGACCCTGTCCACCCTCACCGATCTGGTGCGGGCGGGGAAGATCCACGCCATCGGCCTGTCCAACGTCCCGGCATGGTGGGTGGCGGAGGCCGCCACCGTCGCCCGGCTGCGCGAGTGGGAGCCCGTTGCCGCGCTGCAGGTGGAGTACTCGCTGCTCGCCCGCAGCGTGGAGGGAGAGACCTTCGGCGCGGCCCGGCGTTTCGGTCTCGGCGTCACGCCGTGGTCCCCGCTGGCCAGCGGCGCGCTGTCCGGCAAGTACTCGCGCGACACCACCGAGGTGGCGGGCTCGGGACGCGCAGCCTATGCGGGGGCGCACCTGACCGAATCGACGTTCGTGCTCCTGGACGCGCTCAAGGAGATCGCGGAAGGGCTGGAGACCACGGTCGCGGCAGTGGCACTCGCCTGGGTACGTCAGCGTGCGGAGGTCACGTCCACGCTGGTGGGTGCTCGCACCCACCAGCAGCTCCTCGCCAACCTCGCCTCGCTCGAGGTGACGCTCACCGAAGAACAGATCGCCGGACTCGACGCGCTCACGGCTCCCGCCCTCGACTACCCCCACCACATGATCGACTCCATGGTCGGCTTCCAGCAGGGTGACACCAGCGTCAACGGGCTGGCCGCCAAGGCATTCGTCCGCTGA